A DNA window from Amycolatopsis sp. DSM 110486 contains the following coding sequences:
- a CDS encoding 4-(cytidine 5'-diphospho)-2-C-methyl-D-erythritol kinase, translating into MLAVVPPPVTVRVPAKVNLHLAIGDLREDGYHDLVTVFQALSLTDEVTVAATDDPGLEVFGEGEGSVPTDATNLAWRAAQELSAYAGRAEGDDLKVRIVLRKGIPVAGGMAGGSADAAATLVGLASLWKLDVTRDELAAIAGKLGSDVPFALYGGTALGTGRGEQLVPVLSRHTFHWVLAFDTEGLSTPKVFGELDRLRAEGNPPRIGSHTPVVEALASGDPRQLALLLGNDLQAAAVSLRPGLRRTLRAGVNAGALAGCVSGSGPTCAFLCADAQAAVEVAAELSGAGVCRTVRVAHGPVPGARLVGGDDAPRGTPPRVHA; encoded by the coding sequence GTGCTCGCCGTAGTTCCACCACCAGTCACCGTCCGGGTCCCGGCCAAGGTCAACCTGCACCTGGCCATCGGTGACCTGCGCGAGGACGGCTACCACGACTTGGTCACCGTCTTCCAGGCGTTGTCGCTCACGGACGAGGTGACCGTCGCGGCCACCGACGACCCGGGGCTCGAGGTCTTCGGCGAGGGGGAGGGGTCGGTGCCCACCGACGCCACCAACCTCGCCTGGCGCGCGGCCCAGGAGCTCTCCGCCTACGCCGGCCGCGCCGAGGGAGACGACCTGAAGGTGCGGATCGTGCTGCGCAAGGGCATCCCCGTCGCCGGCGGTATGGCGGGCGGGAGCGCCGACGCGGCGGCGACGCTCGTCGGCCTGGCCTCGCTGTGGAAGCTCGACGTGACGCGCGACGAGCTGGCCGCCATCGCGGGCAAGCTCGGCAGCGACGTGCCTTTCGCACTCTACGGCGGCACCGCGCTCGGCACCGGCCGCGGTGAGCAGCTCGTGCCCGTGCTGTCGCGCCACACGTTCCACTGGGTGCTCGCGTTCGACACCGAAGGCCTGTCGACGCCGAAGGTGTTCGGCGAGCTCGACCGCCTGCGCGCCGAAGGCAACCCGCCGCGCATCGGCTCGCACACCCCGGTCGTCGAGGCCCTCGCGTCGGGCGACCCCCGTCAGCTCGCGCTGCTGCTGGGCAACGACCTGCAGGCGGCCGCCGTGTCGCTGCGTCCCGGCTTGCGCCGCACGCTGCGCGCGGGCGTGAACGCGGGTGCGCTGGCCGGGTGTGTGTCCGGCTCGGGGCCCACGTGCGCGTTCCTCTGCGCCGACGCGCAGGCCGCCGTCGAGGTGGCGGCCGAGCTGTCCGGCGCCGGCGTGTGCCGAACCGTGCGCGTCGCCCATGGCCCGGTGCCTGGCGCCCGGCTGGTCGGCGGCGACGACGCACCCCGTGGCACGCCACCGCGTGTGCACGCCTGA
- a CDS encoding methionine ABC transporter ATP-binding protein: protein MITVENVSKSFPLNGNPVAALRDVSVDVQAGSLFGVVGPAGSGKSTLARCIALQERPDRGVVRLDGLNTGALDGRRLREVRRQLGVVGTKPELLAERTVAGNIATPLEQLGIDGPQRKTRVGNLLDLVGLTARAAQKPADLTPGQLRRVAVARALAAGPAVLLADDPTAGIAPEEAGAVLAVLDRARAELGTTVLLTTPDAGVVRRVCDDVAVLEDGAVVERGHVLDLIASPGSWTAQAVLPAIETARAQAAKYDRSADVVLIGFASVGALLPEAAGRFDVEVATIGGGLTRIGDTPIARFRIGVRGERADAALAWIADRGAHVTPAVRAAQSVAA, encoded by the coding sequence GTGATCACTGTCGAAAACGTGTCCAAGTCCTTTCCCCTCAACGGAAATCCGGTCGCCGCGCTGCGTGATGTGAGCGTCGACGTGCAGGCCGGTTCCCTCTTCGGCGTGGTGGGCCCCGCCGGCTCCGGCAAGTCCACGCTCGCCCGCTGCATCGCGCTGCAGGAGCGCCCGGACCGCGGTGTCGTGCGGCTCGACGGCCTCAACACCGGTGCGCTCGACGGCCGCCGGCTGCGTGAGGTCCGCCGCCAGCTGGGTGTCGTCGGCACCAAGCCGGAGCTGCTCGCCGAGCGCACCGTCGCCGGCAACATCGCCACCCCGCTGGAGCAGCTCGGCATCGACGGGCCGCAGCGCAAGACCCGCGTCGGCAACCTGCTCGACCTCGTGGGCCTCACCGCCCGTGCCGCGCAGAAGCCGGCCGACCTCACGCCCGGCCAGCTGCGCCGCGTCGCCGTGGCCAGGGCACTCGCCGCCGGCCCGGCCGTGCTGCTCGCCGACGACCCCACCGCCGGCATCGCCCCCGAGGAGGCCGGCGCCGTGCTGGCCGTGCTCGACCGGGCGCGCGCCGAGCTGGGCACCACCGTGCTGCTGACCACTCCGGACGCCGGCGTCGTCCGCCGCGTCTGCGACGACGTCGCGGTGCTCGAAGACGGCGCGGTCGTCGAACGCGGTCACGTGCTCGACCTCATCGCCTCGCCGGGCAGCTGGACCGCGCAGGCGGTGCTGCCGGCGATCGAGACCGCCCGCGCGCAGGCCGCGAAGTACGACCGGTCCGCCGACGTCGTGCTGATCGGCTTCGCGTCCGTCGGCGCCCTGCTGCCCGAGGCGGCCGGCCGCTTCGACGTGGAGGTCGCCACCATCGGCGGCGGACTCACGCGCATCGGTGACACCCCGATCGCTCGTTTCCGCATCGGTGTCCGCGGCGAGCGAGCCGACGCGGCGCTGGCGTGGATTGCCGACCGCGGCGCTCACGTGACGCCGGCCGTGCGGGCCGCGCAGAGCGTCGCCGCCTGA
- a CDS encoding TetR/AcrR family transcriptional regulator, which produces MAHRVDHEQRRREIAGAVWRIAAERGLDSVSMREVAAEAGVSLRLVQYYFETKHNLLVLSLRYLHERGEQRTQARIAAQLDQSVRGVVRTLLTELLPLDAERELSLRVHRAYFSRTHSDPALAKVFLHAETPIEDLLTSLLRRVALPPGVQPRHEANLLVAGFTGLGLDVLHGRFTPPEVLATLDYHLRRIFQA; this is translated from the coding sequence GTGGCGCACCGGGTCGACCACGAGCAGCGCCGGCGCGAGATCGCCGGGGCGGTGTGGCGCATCGCGGCCGAACGCGGGCTCGACTCCGTGAGCATGCGCGAGGTGGCCGCCGAGGCAGGCGTGTCACTGCGGCTGGTGCAGTACTACTTCGAAACGAAGCACAACCTGCTCGTGTTGTCCCTGCGTTACCTCCATGAACGCGGCGAGCAGCGCACGCAGGCCCGCATCGCGGCACAGCTCGACCAGAGCGTGCGCGGCGTGGTCCGGACTCTGCTCACGGAGCTGCTCCCGCTGGACGCCGAGCGCGAACTGTCGCTACGCGTCCACCGCGCCTACTTCAGCCGCACCCACAGCGACCCGGCGCTGGCGAAGGTGTTCCTGCACGCCGAGACGCCGATCGAAGACCTGCTCACCAGCCTGTTGCGCCGCGTGGCGCTCCCGCCTGGCGTCCAGCCGCGGCACGAGGCCAACCTGCTGGTCGCGGGCTTCACCGGCCTGGGCCTCGACGTCCTGCACGGCCGCTTCACCCCGCCCGAAGTCCTCGCGACGCTGGACTACCACCTGCGCCGGATCTTTCAGGCTTGA
- the rsmA gene encoding 16S rRNA (adenine(1518)-N(6)/adenine(1519)-N(6))-dimethyltransferase RsmA, with the protein MVELLGPAEIRGLADELDVRPTKKLGQNFVHDPNTVRRIVELAGVQPGDVVLEVGPGLGSLTLGLLDAGARVVAVEIDPKLAARLPRTAAERASSVADQLSVVGADALRISAADLPAEPVSLVANLPYNVAVPVVLHLLAELPSLQRGMVMVQTEVADRMAAGPGSRIYGVPSVKLAWYGPARKVGAVPRSVFWPVPNVDSSLVAFERGTPMEGVERQRLFAVVDAAFSQRRKTLRAALAGWAGSADRAGELLVAAGIDPKTRGEQLDVHDFVRLAAQA; encoded by the coding sequence GTGGTTGAACTGCTGGGGCCTGCCGAGATCCGCGGGCTGGCGGACGAGCTCGACGTCCGGCCGACGAAGAAGCTCGGCCAGAACTTCGTGCACGACCCCAACACGGTTCGCCGCATCGTCGAGTTGGCCGGAGTTCAGCCGGGCGACGTCGTCCTCGAGGTCGGACCCGGGCTGGGGTCGCTGACGCTGGGCCTGCTCGACGCCGGGGCCCGCGTGGTGGCCGTCGAGATCGATCCGAAGCTGGCGGCGCGGCTTCCGCGCACTGCCGCCGAACGCGCTTCTTCCGTCGCGGATCAGCTGAGCGTGGTCGGCGCCGACGCGTTGCGGATCAGCGCGGCTGATCTGCCGGCCGAACCCGTGTCGCTGGTCGCGAACCTCCCGTACAACGTCGCGGTCCCCGTCGTGCTGCACCTGCTGGCCGAGCTTCCCTCGCTGCAGCGCGGGATGGTGATGGTGCAGACGGAGGTCGCCGACCGCATGGCCGCCGGTCCCGGCAGCCGCATCTACGGCGTGCCCAGCGTGAAGCTCGCTTGGTACGGGCCGGCGCGCAAGGTCGGCGCCGTGCCGCGGTCGGTGTTCTGGCCGGTGCCGAACGTCGACTCGTCCCTCGTGGCTTTCGAACGCGGCACTCCGATGGAGGGCGTCGAGCGGCAACGCCTGTTCGCGGTCGTGGACGCCGCGTTCTCCCAACGCCGCAAGACGCTGCGCGCGGCCCTCGCCGGCTGGGCCGGTTCGGCCGATCGCGCCGGCGAGCTCCTCGTGGCGGCCGGAATCGACCCGAAGACGCGCGGCGAGCAGCTCGACGTGCACGACTTCGTCCGGCTCGCGGCTCAAGCCTGA
- a CDS encoding resuscitation-promoting factor: MLERELDDTAYGELGFSDELYVTQQDVLAALGPDADAMMAEIDVDVDELIRLINAETTMLPPLALPDELAEDRTASPEAKKAAVEDGLREATRVWKRRFLKGAVLSVLIAVGGGGAAALAMNKSVTVDVDGHEVTVHSYGDTVGEVLEDAGLSVGAHDSLSPSPQAEVGDGGVIKLERGRQLNLVVDGVSRPSWVRATTLGEAMTQLGMADMMGKGAWTSMPGTGELPLEGSTVQVKTLKHVTLFDGTNAPRQVTTNAVTTKELLSDFKMSLGPDDAVEGGLNVSLKDGAEVHVSRMGVSMVNQQETIDPDVQKVDDPTLELGKTTVEDPGTAGQKMVTYKVTKKNGEEISREQVSVKVLLEAKPKILKVGSMKPADPAIGDGSAWDRIAACEAGGNWSINTGNGYYGGLQFDKRTWDAYGGDAYASYPNQASRAQQISIAEKVRDARGGYSAWPVCGKRA; the protein is encoded by the coding sequence GAGCTGATCCGCCTGATCAACGCCGAGACCACGATGCTCCCGCCGCTCGCCCTCCCGGACGAGCTCGCCGAGGACCGCACCGCTTCTCCGGAGGCCAAGAAGGCCGCCGTCGAGGACGGCCTGCGTGAGGCCACCCGCGTCTGGAAGCGCCGCTTCCTCAAGGGTGCGGTGCTGTCGGTCCTGATCGCCGTCGGCGGCGGCGGTGCCGCGGCGCTGGCGATGAACAAGAGCGTGACCGTCGACGTCGACGGCCACGAGGTCACCGTCCACAGCTACGGCGACACCGTCGGCGAGGTCCTGGAAGACGCCGGCCTTTCGGTCGGCGCCCACGACTCGCTTTCGCCCTCGCCGCAGGCCGAGGTCGGTGACGGCGGCGTCATCAAGCTCGAGCGCGGTCGTCAGCTGAACCTCGTCGTCGACGGTGTGTCCCGCCCGTCCTGGGTGCGCGCGACCACGCTCGGCGAGGCCATGACCCAGCTCGGCATGGCCGACATGATGGGCAAGGGCGCCTGGACGTCGATGCCGGGCACCGGCGAGCTGCCGCTCGAGGGCTCGACCGTGCAGGTCAAGACCCTCAAGCACGTCACGCTCTTCGACGGCACCAACGCGCCGCGCCAGGTCACCACCAACGCGGTGACCACCAAGGAGCTCCTCTCTGACTTCAAGATGAGCCTCGGCCCGGATGACGCGGTCGAGGGTGGCCTGAACGTCTCGCTCAAGGACGGCGCCGAGGTCCACGTCAGCCGCATGGGCGTCTCGATGGTCAACCAGCAGGAGACCATCGACCCCGACGTGCAGAAGGTCGACGACCCGACGCTCGAGCTGGGCAAGACCACCGTTGAGGACCCGGGCACCGCGGGCCAGAAGATGGTGACCTACAAGGTCACCAAGAAGAACGGCGAAGAGATCTCCCGCGAGCAGGTCTCGGTCAAGGTCCTCCTCGAGGCCAAGCCGAAGATCCTCAAGGTCGGTTCGATGAAGCCCGCCGACCCGGCGATCGGCGACGGTTCCGCCTGGGATCGCATCGCGGCGTGCGAGGCCGGCGGCAACTGGTCCATCAACACCGGCAACGGCTACTACGGCGGCCTCCAGTTCGACAAGCGCACCTGGGACGCCTACGGCGGCGACGCGTACGCGTCCTACCCGAACCAGGCTTCGCGCGCCCAGCAGATCTCGATCGCCGAGAAGGTCCGCGACGCCCGCGGTGGCTACAGCGCCTGGCCGGTCTGCGGCAAGCGGGCCTGA